In a genomic window of Dyadobacter fermentans DSM 18053:
- the cobA gene encoding uroporphyrinogen-III C-methyltransferase — protein sequence MEAKLTLVGAGPGDSELITLKGIRALQTADVVLYDELANAAFLEFAPAHALKMYVGKKVRKPSFSQDEINGLIVRLARKRGHVVRLKGGDPFVFGRGHEEMEYAQDHGIPCSIVQGITSSTAVPASMGIPVTRRGVSESFWVITGTTQNGELSDDLRLAAQSKATVIVLMGLNKLEEICALYKHFGRGHLPMAVIQNGTRSDEKSVVGQVWEMPRLVRESGIGTPAIMVMGEVVALSPAYALEYLQNMQMAF from the coding sequence ATGGAAGCGAAACTGACACTGGTAGGAGCCGGCCCCGGCGACAGCGAACTGATCACACTGAAAGGCATACGTGCATTGCAAACTGCGGATGTGGTCCTGTACGACGAACTCGCCAACGCGGCTTTCCTGGAATTTGCCCCAGCCCACGCACTCAAAATGTATGTCGGCAAAAAAGTGCGTAAGCCTTCCTTCTCGCAGGATGAGATCAACGGCCTCATCGTGCGTCTCGCCCGCAAGCGTGGCCATGTGGTACGGCTCAAAGGCGGCGATCCGTTTGTATTCGGTCGCGGTCATGAGGAAATGGAATACGCGCAGGACCACGGCATTCCGTGCTCCATCGTGCAGGGCATTACCAGCAGCACGGCCGTTCCTGCCTCAATGGGCATTCCGGTAACGCGCCGCGGGGTAAGCGAGAGCTTCTGGGTGATCACCGGAACGACACAAAACGGCGAGCTTTCAGACGATCTCCGACTGGCAGCCCAGTCGAAAGCAACGGTAATCGTTTTAATGGGTTTGAATAAACTGGAAGAGATTTGTGCGCTATACAAACACTTCGGACGCGGCCATTTGCCGATGGCGGTGATCCAGAACGGCACCCGGTCGGACGAGAAAAGTGTGGTGGGACAGGTTTGGGAAATGCCGCGGCTTGTACGCGAAAGCGGCATTGGCACACCGGCGATTATGGTGATGGGCGAAGTAGTGGCCCTCAGCCCCGCTTACGCATTGGAATACCTGCAAAACATGCAGATGGCATTTTGA